One genomic segment of Hevea brasiliensis isolate MT/VB/25A 57/8 chromosome 3, ASM3005281v1, whole genome shotgun sequence includes these proteins:
- the LOC110633677 gene encoding zinc finger protein 3-like — protein sequence MQEDSRSEDSFSSTVTSKYRALYACPHCFKEFDNGHAFAGHQNAHRLDKTSSRSRKMDAQASILGSVLDHHLLPSHYDNNPPPLAPVGGEAAGLQGHPPSGVQPPPSGFDVPVPRCPRGVLKVKPRANNGSPCCHSYEVGMMMNKVAQREKGADSDSQRTMNDPLIMVSRKDDDGFEREEELDLELRLGFNNKKGLGGEGKGDFPLL from the coding sequence ATGCAAGAAGATTCAAGATCTGAAGACAGCTTCAGCAGCACCGTCACTTCTAAGTATAGAGCTTTGTATGCTTGCCCACACTGTTTTAAAGAATTCGACAATGGCCATGCTTTTGCTGGCCACCAAAACGCTCATCGTCTTGACAAAACCTCCTCAAGGTCAAGGAAAATGGATGCTCAGGCTAGCATTTTAGGATCAGTCTTAGATCATCATTTACTCCCCTCCCATTATGACAATAACCCACCACCACTTGCACCAGTGGGTGGTGAGGCTGCTGGGCTGCAGGGTCATCCACCATCAGGGGTTCAGCCTCCTCCTTCTGGGTTCGATGTGCCTGTCCCTAGGTGCCCTCGAGGAGTTCTCAAAGTAAAGCCTAGGGCAAACAATGGATCTCCTTGCTGTCATTCTTATGAAGTGGGAATGATGATGAATAAGGTGGCACAGCGTGAGAAAGGAGCAGATTCTGACTCTCAGAGAACCATGAACGATCCTCTGATTATGGTTTCAAGGAAAGACGATGATGGCTTTGAGAGAGAAGAGGAATTGGACCTGGAGTTGAGGCTaggttttaataataaaaaaggtTTAGGAGGAGAAGGAAAAGGAGATTTCCCTCTTCTCTAG